In Corynebacterium aquatimens, one genomic interval encodes:
- a CDS encoding response regulator transcription factor, whose protein sequence is MKILVADDEQAVRESLRRSLQFNGYEVVLAEDGEEALEKIRTEQPDLTVLDVMMPKLDGLGVCRTLRSSGYERPVLMLTARDGVADRVAGLDAGADDYLPKPFALEELLARVRSLMRRAKAEAIQPVNEPSAVLKFEDLLLDTDTRDVRRGDRAISLTRTEFSLLQLLMENPRRVLSRQTILEEVWGYDFPTSGNALEVYVGYLRRKTEAGGEGRLIHTVRGVGYVLRETAP, encoded by the coding sequence ATGAAAATTCTGGTTGCGGACGACGAGCAAGCGGTGCGCGAATCCCTCCGCAGGTCTTTGCAGTTTAACGGCTACGAGGTCGTGCTCGCTGAAGATGGCGAAGAAGCGCTTGAGAAAATTCGTACGGAGCAACCGGACCTCACGGTGCTTGACGTCATGATGCCGAAGCTCGACGGGCTAGGGGTATGCCGCACGCTGCGGTCCTCTGGGTACGAGCGCCCGGTGTTGATGCTCACCGCACGTGACGGCGTGGCTGATCGCGTTGCGGGCCTTGACGCTGGGGCGGATGACTACCTGCCGAAGCCTTTTGCACTTGAGGAACTGCTCGCGCGTGTTCGCTCGCTCATGCGTCGCGCGAAGGCGGAAGCGATTCAGCCGGTCAACGAACCTTCGGCGGTCCTCAAATTTGAAGACCTGCTCCTAGACACCGATACGCGTGATGTGCGTCGCGGCGACCGCGCGATCTCCTTAACGCGCACGGAGTTTTCCCTTTTGCAGCTCCTTATGGAGAACCCGCGCCGGGTTCTTTCGCGGCAGACCATTTTGGAAGAGGTCTGGGGATATGACTTCCCAACCTCCGGTAACGCGCTTGAGGTGTACGTTGGCTACCTTCGTCGTAAGACTGAGGCGGGTGGAGAGGGCCGCCTGATCCACACGGTCCGTGGCGTCGGATACGTCTTGCGGGAGACGGCTCCGTAA
- the rpmF gene encoding 50S ribosomal protein L32: MATPKFRKSRSKTRHRRSQWKADNVALQEVKIDGQTVRIPRRLVKAAELGLVDVEQF; this comes from the coding sequence ATGGCAACACCAAAGTTCCGTAAGTCCCGTTCCAAGACTCGCCACCGCCGCTCCCAGTGGAAGGCTGACAACGTCGCTCTGCAGGAAGTGAAGATCGACGGCCAGACCGTGCGTATTCCGCGCCGCCTGGTCAAGGCTGCTGAGCTCGGCCTGGTTGACGTAGAGCAGTTCTAA
- a CDS encoding type B 50S ribosomal protein L31, translated as MKKDIHPDYHPVIFQDAGTGHQFLTRSTVTSPRTAQWEDGNEYPLIVVDVTSESHPFWTGAQRVMDTAGRVEKFNRRFGGMARRKKKSDAN; from the coding sequence ATGAAGAAAGATATTCACCCTGATTACCACCCGGTGATTTTCCAAGATGCCGGTACTGGTCACCAGTTTTTGACTCGCTCCACCGTCACCTCCCCGCGCACCGCGCAGTGGGAAGATGGCAACGAGTACCCGCTGATCGTCGTGGACGTCACCAGCGAGTCCCACCCGTTCTGGACTGGCGCTCAGCGCGTTATGGACACCGCCGGCCGTGTTGAGAAGTTCAACCGCCGTTTCGGTGGCATGGCCCGCCGCAAGAAGAAGTCCGACGCCAACTAA
- the rpmB gene encoding 50S ribosomal protein L28: MSAHCQVTGREPSFGKTVSHSHRRHSRRWNPNVQKKRFYLPSEGRTITLNVSTKGLKIIDRDGIESVVAAIRARGEKV, from the coding sequence ATGTCGGCACATTGCCAGGTCACGGGACGGGAGCCGTCGTTCGGCAAGACCGTCTCGCACTCGCACCGCCGCCACTCGCGCCGTTGGAACCCCAACGTGCAGAAGAAGCGGTTTTACCTGCCCTCTGAGGGCCGTACGATCACGCTGAACGTTTCCACGAAGGGCCTCAAGATCATCGACCGCGACGGCATTGAGTCCGTTGTGGCCGCGATCCGCGCTCGAGGGGAGAAGGTCTAA
- the rpmG gene encoding 50S ribosomal protein L33, with product MPKNDVRPIIKLKSTAGTGFTYVTRKNKRNNPDRISLRKYDPVVKKHVEFREER from the coding sequence ATGCCAAAGAACGACGTTCGTCCGATCATCAAACTCAAGTCCACCGCGGGCACCGGTTTTACCTACGTGACCCGTAAGAACAAGCGCAACAACCCGGACCGTATCTCCCTGCGGAAGTACGACCCGGTTGTGAAGAAGCACGTTGAATTCCGCGAGGAGCGATAA
- the rpsN gene encoding 30S ribosomal protein S14: MAKKSKIAKNNQRKEIVARYAERRNELKAIIRNPETSDEDRLEAQFELNRQPRDASPARLRNRDSHDGRPRGYLRKFGLSRVRMREMAHRGELPGVRKSSW; the protein is encoded by the coding sequence ATGGCGAAGAAGTCCAAGATCGCTAAGAACAACCAGCGCAAAGAGATCGTCGCTCGTTACGCGGAACGCCGCAACGAGCTCAAAGCGATCATCCGCAACCCGGAGACGTCCGACGAGGACCGTCTCGAGGCTCAGTTTGAGCTCAACCGTCAGCCGCGCGACGCCTCCCCGGCTCGCCTCCGCAACCGCGACTCCCACGACGGTCGCCCCCGTGGCTACCTCCGCAAGTTCGGCCTCTCCCGTGTTCGTATGCGCGAGATGGCCCACCGCGGTGAGCTCCCGGGTGTCCGCAAGTCTTCGTGGTAA
- the rpsR gene encoding 30S ribosomal protein S18, producing the protein MKRNTNRKARMEQSRRPKKNPLKAKGIEAVDYKDVETLRLFISDRHKIRSRRVTGLTPQQQRQVATAVKNAREMALLPFTTR; encoded by the coding sequence ATGAAGCGCAACACTAACCGTAAGGCGCGGATGGAGCAGTCCCGCCGCCCGAAGAAGAACCCGCTCAAGGCCAAGGGCATTGAGGCAGTCGACTACAAGGATGTTGAGACCCTGCGTCTGTTCATCTCCGACCGCCACAAGATCCGCTCCCGTCGCGTCACGGGTCTGACCCCGCAGCAGCAGCGCCAGGTCGCTACCGCTGTGAAGAACGCACGCGAGATGGCTCTCCTGCCGTTCACCACTCGCTAG
- the purH gene encoding bifunctional phosphoribosylaminoimidazolecarboxamide formyltransferase/IMP cyclohydrolase yields MAETTEIIPIKRALVSVFDKTGLEDLARALGEAGVEIVSTGSTAATIKAAGVDVTEVADLTGFPEVLDGRVKTLHPRVHSGILADLRKPDHADQLEEHGIEPFQLVVVNLYPFEETIASGAGYDDVVEMIDIGGPAMVRAAAKNHPSVAVVVNPEDYSQVADAVRGGGFSLDQRREFASKAFTHTARYDTAVSNWFAQQLGRTTEKQLRYGENPHQSAHLLIDEGGAGLASATQHGGKEMSYNNYQDADAAWRACWDHERACVAIIKHANPCGIAVSDESIADAHKKAHACDPVSAYGGVIAVNREVTLELAEQVKPIFTEVIVAPGYAPDALELLQTKKNLRILEAEQPLREGKEIKQISGGTLIQDRDIYQAEGDDPANWTLAAGEPCDEATLADLQFAWNAIRCVKSNAILIARDGASVGVGMGQVNRVDSAKLAVDRANTLDEGRNRSNGAVAASDAFFPFADGFQILADSGVTAVVQPGGSIRDEEVIAAANEAGVTMYLTGTRHFSH; encoded by the coding sequence ATGGCTGAGACGACAGAAATCATCCCGATTAAACGAGCGCTGGTCAGCGTTTTTGACAAGACCGGGCTGGAAGATTTGGCCCGCGCGCTGGGTGAGGCGGGAGTGGAGATCGTCTCCACCGGATCGACCGCAGCGACCATCAAGGCCGCGGGGGTTGATGTGACTGAGGTCGCGGACCTGACCGGCTTCCCCGAGGTGCTGGACGGCCGCGTGAAGACGTTGCACCCGCGCGTCCACAGCGGCATCCTGGCAGACCTGCGCAAGCCAGACCACGCTGACCAGCTGGAAGAGCACGGTATTGAACCGTTCCAGCTCGTGGTAGTCAATCTGTACCCGTTCGAGGAGACCATCGCGTCCGGCGCGGGCTACGACGACGTTGTGGAAATGATTGACATCGGCGGCCCCGCGATGGTGCGCGCTGCGGCGAAGAACCACCCGTCCGTGGCCGTGGTTGTGAACCCCGAGGACTACTCGCAGGTGGCCGACGCAGTGCGCGGCGGCGGATTCTCTTTGGATCAGCGCCGCGAGTTCGCGTCCAAGGCCTTCACCCACACCGCGCGGTATGACACCGCGGTCAGCAACTGGTTTGCGCAGCAGCTCGGCCGCACCACGGAAAAGCAGCTCCGCTACGGGGAGAATCCACACCAAAGCGCTCATCTGCTTATCGACGAAGGCGGGGCCGGCCTTGCCAGCGCCACCCAGCACGGCGGCAAAGAGATGAGCTACAACAACTACCAGGACGCCGACGCTGCGTGGCGTGCCTGCTGGGACCACGAGCGCGCGTGCGTGGCGATTATCAAGCACGCCAACCCGTGCGGCATCGCGGTATCGGATGAATCCATCGCGGATGCGCACAAGAAGGCGCATGCCTGCGACCCAGTGTCCGCATACGGCGGCGTGATTGCCGTCAACCGTGAGGTCACCCTGGAACTCGCCGAGCAGGTGAAGCCGATCTTCACCGAGGTCATTGTTGCTCCCGGCTACGCGCCGGACGCCCTAGAGCTGCTGCAGACAAAGAAGAACCTGCGCATCCTGGAAGCAGAGCAACCGTTGCGCGAAGGCAAGGAGATCAAGCAGATCTCCGGCGGCACCCTGATCCAGGACCGCGACATCTACCAGGCTGAGGGCGACGACCCAGCCAACTGGACCCTTGCCGCCGGTGAGCCGTGCGACGAGGCCACCCTGGCCGACCTTCAGTTCGCCTGGAACGCGATCCGCTGCGTGAAATCCAACGCGATCCTAATCGCCCGAGACGGCGCCAGCGTGGGTGTGGGCATGGGCCAGGTCAACCGCGTCGATTCCGCGAAACTGGCCGTGGACCGCGCCAACACGCTTGATGAGGGCCGCAACCGCTCCAACGGTGCCGTCGCCGCCTCCGATGCGTTCTTCCCCTTCGCCGACGGGTTCCAGATCCTCGCCGATTCCGGTGTGACAGCTGTTGTGCAGCCGGGTGGCTCCATCCGCGACGAGGAAGTCATCGCCGCCGCCAATGAGGCCGGCGTGACCATGTACCTCACGGGGACACGTCACTTCTCCCACTAA
- the purN gene encoding phosphoribosylglycinamide formyltransferase, giving the protein MVGRTRVAVLVSGTGTLLQSILDNQGQEYSVVLVVADVACAALDRAEAAGVPTAVVPLGADREEWNKQLAAAVDKHAPDIVVSAGFMKIVGAPFLERFEGRLINTHPALLPSFPGAHAVRDALAYGVKVTGTTVHYIDAGVDTGEIIAQRAVDIRPDETEEDLHERIKIEERALIVDVLRRVLPPANDPNDPNNHGKVRFANG; this is encoded by the coding sequence ATGGTGGGTAGAACACGCGTCGCCGTCTTGGTATCCGGAACAGGCACGTTGCTGCAATCGATCCTGGATAACCAGGGGCAGGAGTACTCGGTCGTACTCGTGGTTGCAGATGTTGCCTGCGCGGCGTTAGATCGCGCTGAAGCGGCGGGAGTTCCCACCGCGGTAGTGCCGCTCGGGGCAGACCGCGAGGAATGGAATAAGCAGTTGGCTGCGGCCGTCGATAAGCATGCTCCTGACATTGTTGTGTCGGCTGGTTTTATGAAGATCGTCGGTGCGCCGTTCTTGGAGCGCTTCGAGGGCCGGCTGATCAACACCCACCCTGCGCTCCTGCCGTCTTTTCCCGGTGCCCATGCGGTGCGTGACGCGCTTGCGTACGGCGTCAAAGTGACGGGAACGACCGTCCACTACATTGATGCCGGCGTGGATACGGGCGAGATCATCGCTCAGCGTGCCGTGGACATTCGCCCGGATGAGACTGAAGAAGACTTGCACGAACGGATCAAAATTGAAGAGCGCGCCCTCATCGTGGACGTTCTCCGCCGCGTGCTTCCCCCTGCTAATGACCCAAATGACCCCAATAACCACGGAAAGGTTCGGTTTGCAAATGGCTGA
- a CDS encoding cell division protein PerM, which produces MSNKSSPRSRTPSSAPSSAPSHPRRKPRAVRSHQDAQANAKAAQPATMQERLKKIAPVVAVPNVVMVLAIIALSLAGLLLGGHKLSALPATIAESWFIMHAAPLEFDGVILGTLPLMPAIAVIAFLAWRVRTSTISAGRSVGQRGRSNSGPVNRASTTPSAELDLQDLYALAALSVLIPITLSGIAWFMVMDASTVFPVATPNVFKALFIPAFVQLLGVVFGLRPAQWREIFRQVGAPEWIVDGIIDGLRLCGRMFMAAAVVFVIALFASYPRVHDLVNQYPALDGGSIAGITAVSFLYAPNAVIATAAVLMGAPFEFGNGSVSLFAANHVPLPPLPLFGALPPTVWPWAPVLMLVPLAVFIHHALGANSRTEVMAVTAGTAGIVALISGLMAGGVAGAYGWVGANPWVFALGALAWAAIVGGVARGVMQFRSN; this is translated from the coding sequence ATGAGCAATAAGTCCAGTCCGCGTTCACGCACCCCGTCGTCCGCACCGTCGTCTGCCCCGTCGCACCCCCGCCGCAAGCCCCGTGCTGTGCGGTCACATCAGGATGCGCAGGCGAACGCAAAGGCCGCGCAACCTGCGACGATGCAGGAGCGCCTGAAGAAGATCGCCCCGGTGGTGGCAGTTCCGAATGTGGTGATGGTCTTGGCCATCATCGCCCTGAGCCTGGCCGGCTTGTTGCTCGGTGGCCACAAGCTCTCGGCGCTTCCTGCCACTATCGCGGAATCATGGTTCATCATGCATGCCGCGCCACTGGAATTCGATGGGGTGATTCTGGGCACACTTCCGCTTATGCCCGCTATCGCGGTCATCGCGTTCCTCGCGTGGCGCGTCCGTACGTCCACCATCAGTGCCGGGCGCAGCGTTGGGCAGCGTGGCCGAAGCAACAGTGGTCCCGTGAATCGAGCGAGCACAACGCCATCGGCTGAGCTGGACCTGCAGGACCTTTACGCTCTAGCTGCGCTGAGCGTCCTAATTCCCATCACTTTGTCGGGCATCGCCTGGTTCATGGTGATGGATGCATCCACTGTCTTCCCGGTAGCCACGCCGAACGTGTTCAAGGCCCTGTTCATCCCAGCCTTCGTGCAATTGCTGGGCGTTGTCTTTGGGCTACGTCCCGCTCAGTGGCGTGAGATCTTCCGTCAGGTCGGGGCGCCCGAATGGATCGTCGATGGGATCATCGACGGTCTGCGCCTGTGCGGCCGAATGTTCATGGCCGCAGCCGTGGTTTTTGTCATCGCCTTGTTCGCTTCCTACCCCCGCGTGCATGACCTGGTCAACCAGTACCCAGCGTTGGACGGCGGTAGCATCGCCGGGATTACGGCCGTGAGCTTCCTCTACGCGCCAAACGCCGTGATCGCCACCGCCGCGGTGCTCATGGGCGCGCCGTTTGAATTCGGCAACGGATCGGTTTCCCTTTTCGCCGCCAACCACGTTCCACTGCCACCGCTGCCGCTGTTCGGCGCGCTCCCACCGACGGTGTGGCCATGGGCCCCGGTCCTCATGCTCGTTCCGCTCGCGGTGTTCATCCACCACGCCCTTGGGGCCAATTCCCGCACGGAAGTCATGGCGGTTACCGCGGGCACCGCCGGAATCGTTGCCCTGATCAGCGGGCTCATGGCTGGTGGCGTTGCTGGCGCGTACGGCTGGGTCGGCGCCAACCCCTGGGTCTTCGCTTTAGGGGCACTCGCGTGGGCAGCGATCGTCGGCGGGGTAGCGCGCGGTGTCATGCAGTTTCGTTCCAACTAG
- a CDS encoding M23 family metallopeptidase, translating to MNSSSRPAAYKGKHRKQTPNKGRVALVAFTTGAVSTAGVTAAAAANNASAKPSDIQLANDADAAEATDPIAAPQILAISEYKPVDNLAEQLGKAVKYQEVREAADQAARAPMAVKPAEGAFTSGFGMRWGSMHNGIDIANAVMTPIVSVMDGTVIEAGPAQGFGNWVRIRHDDGTVTVYGHMETIDCAAGQRVTAGQKIAGMGSRGFSTGSHLHFEVHPTGEGAIDPVPWLAARGINL from the coding sequence GTGAACTCGTCGTCACGTCCGGCAGCGTACAAAGGCAAGCACCGTAAGCAGACCCCGAACAAGGGCCGCGTCGCTCTCGTCGCCTTCACCACCGGCGCTGTATCCACAGCCGGCGTCACTGCCGCAGCTGCCGCTAACAACGCCTCTGCTAAGCCGTCCGATATCCAGCTTGCTAATGATGCGGATGCCGCCGAGGCTACCGACCCGATCGCAGCACCGCAGATCCTCGCTATCAGCGAGTACAAGCCCGTGGACAACCTTGCTGAACAGCTGGGGAAGGCTGTTAAGTACCAAGAGGTCCGGGAGGCTGCTGACCAGGCTGCGCGCGCACCCATGGCCGTCAAGCCCGCCGAGGGCGCCTTCACCTCCGGCTTCGGGATGCGCTGGGGTTCCATGCACAACGGCATCGACATCGCCAACGCTGTTATGACGCCGATCGTGTCCGTGATGGACGGCACCGTCATTGAGGCCGGCCCGGCACAGGGCTTTGGCAACTGGGTCCGCATCCGCCACGACGACGGCACGGTGACCGTCTACGGCCACATGGAGACCATCGACTGCGCTGCTGGTCAGCGCGTCACCGCTGGCCAGAAGATCGCCGGCATGGGTTCCCGCGGTTTCTCCACCGGCTCCCACCTTCACTTTGAGGTCCACCCGACCGGCGAGGGCGCCATCGACCCGGTGCCGTGGCTGGCTGCCCGTGGCATCAACCTGTAA
- a CDS encoding PadR family transcriptional regulator translates to MSVRNSLLALLHHQPSTPAELQHGFHETMSGRWNLNMGQVTQTLARCERDGLIAATGTTPTHTGHEATTYQLTKAGLEEVDAWWSTPVTRPAAERDEVVMKIVLGLKRDDIDIIVLMDTQRRFVLEQIREANKEMRSLNPVPTADRLMCERRILDLEADIRFLDRVEALLNNAANSNSAPRKSSNSRKEG, encoded by the coding sequence ATGAGTGTGCGTAATTCCCTGCTGGCATTGCTGCACCATCAGCCCTCGACGCCAGCGGAACTGCAGCACGGGTTTCACGAGACCATGAGCGGTAGATGGAATCTGAACATGGGCCAGGTGACACAAACGCTCGCGCGGTGTGAGCGCGACGGGTTGATTGCTGCAACGGGCACGACACCCACCCACACGGGCCACGAGGCCACGACGTACCAGCTCACAAAGGCTGGGCTGGAAGAAGTAGACGCCTGGTGGTCCACCCCCGTCACGCGCCCAGCCGCGGAACGGGATGAGGTCGTGATGAAGATCGTGCTTGGACTCAAGCGCGACGACATTGACATCATCGTCCTGATGGACACCCAGCGGCGCTTCGTGCTGGAACAAATCCGCGAGGCGAATAAGGAAATGCGCAGTCTCAACCCAGTGCCTACTGCCGACCGCTTGATGTGCGAGCGCCGAATCCTCGACCTTGAGGCGGACATCCGCTTCCTCGACCGCGTTGAAGCGCTGCTCAACAACGCCGCGAACTCCAACTCTGCTCCCAGAAAATCCTCGAACAGCCGAAAGGAAGGCTAA
- a CDS encoding ABC transporter ATP-binding protein, with protein MNAPLEMIDVSCSFGDGPRRVTALDNVSLTVAPGELVAVMGPSGSGKSTLLNVAGLLQPADSGQVLIDGVEASGLSRGKTAKLRRRHIGLVFQHYNLLSTLTVGENVALPLELDGAKPGDISAQIEAALEEVGLGGLAGRYPDEISGGQAQRVAIARALVGKRKLVLADEPTGALDTATADDVIALLRARVDAGAAAILVTHEPRFAGWADRTVMMRDGKVS; from the coding sequence ATGAACGCTCCCCTTGAAATGATCGATGTCAGCTGCTCCTTCGGCGACGGCCCGCGGCGCGTGACGGCGCTGGACAACGTCTCACTCACGGTCGCTCCGGGCGAACTCGTCGCGGTGATGGGACCGTCCGGTTCCGGAAAGTCGACGCTTCTTAACGTCGCGGGTCTCCTCCAACCAGCAGATTCAGGGCAGGTGCTTATCGACGGGGTGGAGGCGTCCGGGCTATCACGCGGGAAGACCGCGAAGCTGCGCCGCCGTCACATTGGCCTTGTGTTCCAGCACTACAACCTCTTGTCCACGCTCACGGTCGGTGAGAACGTGGCTTTGCCCCTGGAACTCGATGGGGCGAAACCGGGTGATATTTCCGCACAGATTGAGGCCGCGTTGGAGGAAGTCGGTCTCGGCGGCCTGGCTGGCCGTTACCCCGATGAGATTTCCGGCGGCCAGGCGCAGCGGGTTGCGATCGCGCGGGCGCTCGTCGGTAAGCGAAAGCTCGTGCTTGCAGACGAACCGACGGGTGCGCTGGACACGGCGACCGCTGATGATGTCATCGCTCTTTTGCGCGCACGCGTTGATGCTGGTGCCGCCGCGATTCTAGTGACCCACGAACCGCGTTTCGCGGGCTGGGCTGACCGCACAGTCATGATGCGCGACGGGAAGGTGAGCTAG
- a CDS encoding ABC transporter permease — protein sequence MSAITAAARPTWRDMREHPWIALAGILLILLPIAYFSGSMLLTDSTYTQDNAESRRNSVEFQGGICEQSVDGISSSCDGDPIAEGTSEYQLLKEAAPDFDVTLDLRKFAAARFNGDNFELDVRQIKAVPGSPLPPVGEIALPGSVMNEHDISVGDVIAVDGKQLTVADRTPSYDALVREPSLMKPEEFSSAEYEDERVLINWYLSGSRPMNWQDVKALNKAGFVVQSKDVTDNPPPASEVYPSFRDVAPYRDGFPYEPIGETFSLTLAILLFLFVLPVFAFSASRRARDFSLMQSQGAARRHIWLSVVSYGVITGLIGALLGTALGLACAAAYWKVIYPQWPMALDWAPIAAAIVAAIAACVIAAAIPAFVAARMPIARGIAGASPDKVMRFRPWFVVGPILIAVGGALSVIPFGTLPFWVASPFSLPLTITGIALCAPLVIYALSRLRGPLHIRLAGREMSRNALRSAPAIALLSSLVLFVVGLTANFSAMPKSETELALKTYNPSAVHINVFDSVYDHTASVGENAEEAIQNRKPSAADDAVAHVTEVTGAHQRHDLYGSADPGALVEVKLNCVFATAPNGEEYMTAIYESDSDGGNPEGNPEEGVLDPSRDPATNPDAARECLPYRYYGTQNSPFQGRSILANEDSLAAFTFDSEEDKQRALDALSRRAVIAPKGILPHDRMPVVAMRADDEGNITVEEKTIEDVEVVEALPTTEGGYLFTQAVFDELGVTPTYMSTILTGDRPLTYKDQHALYEYLGTVSNTITATVLTASDAESPWIPWIVVACLLGAIAVIIALLSLVSMRTTSRQFAVLSAIGADPALPPKVSAWSSALMAGVSTLIGTVTGTVMAMLWSERTVHDINGAITNYGDRQYAHLGVGPTLVLLIGAPLIAALVGLLFHRSVDPAGYRET from the coding sequence ATGAGTGCTATCACAGCCGCGGCCCGCCCCACCTGGCGGGACATGCGCGAGCATCCGTGGATCGCGCTCGCCGGAATCCTTCTGATCCTGCTCCCCATCGCGTACTTCAGTGGATCGATGCTGCTGACGGACTCGACCTATACGCAGGATAATGCGGAGTCACGGCGAAACTCCGTGGAATTCCAGGGTGGGATCTGCGAACAGTCCGTAGACGGTATTTCGTCGTCCTGCGACGGGGATCCCATCGCGGAGGGCACGTCCGAATACCAGCTGCTTAAAGAAGCCGCACCGGATTTCGATGTAACCCTAGACCTGAGAAAATTTGCCGCAGCCCGCTTCAACGGTGACAACTTTGAGCTGGATGTGCGCCAAATCAAGGCTGTACCGGGCTCACCCCTGCCTCCCGTGGGTGAGATCGCCCTTCCTGGCTCCGTCATGAATGAGCATGACATCAGCGTCGGTGATGTGATAGCGGTGGACGGTAAACAACTCACGGTCGCGGACCGCACGCCGTCCTACGACGCACTGGTGCGCGAACCGTCGTTGATGAAACCGGAGGAGTTCTCCAGCGCGGAATACGAAGACGAGCGAGTGTTGATTAACTGGTATCTATCCGGTTCGCGCCCCATGAACTGGCAGGATGTCAAGGCGTTGAATAAAGCCGGCTTTGTGGTGCAGTCGAAGGACGTGACGGACAACCCACCACCGGCGAGTGAAGTCTACCCGTCCTTCCGGGACGTAGCGCCCTACCGCGATGGATTCCCGTATGAGCCGATTGGTGAAACATTTTCGCTGACGTTGGCGATCCTCCTCTTCCTCTTTGTCCTTCCGGTCTTTGCTTTCTCCGCTTCCCGGCGTGCCCGTGACTTCTCGCTTATGCAGTCGCAGGGCGCTGCGCGCCGCCATATCTGGCTGTCCGTCGTCTCCTACGGCGTGATCACCGGGCTGATCGGCGCGCTGTTGGGCACCGCGCTCGGCCTCGCGTGCGCGGCGGCCTACTGGAAAGTCATCTACCCGCAGTGGCCGATGGCTCTTGATTGGGCGCCGATTGCCGCCGCAATCGTCGCGGCGATCGCCGCCTGCGTTATTGCCGCTGCGATTCCCGCTTTCGTAGCTGCGCGCATGCCCATCGCCCGGGGTATCGCCGGCGCATCCCCGGATAAAGTCATGCGCTTTAGACCATGGTTTGTGGTTGGCCCGATTCTGATTGCTGTTGGCGGTGCATTATCGGTTATCCCGTTTGGGACCCTGCCCTTCTGGGTCGCCTCCCCGTTCTCACTGCCCCTGACGATTACGGGCATCGCGCTGTGCGCACCGCTGGTTATCTACGCACTGTCGCGACTGCGGGGTCCGCTTCACATCCGCCTTGCTGGCCGGGAAATGTCCCGCAACGCATTGCGCTCCGCCCCTGCCATCGCGCTGCTTAGTTCCCTAGTACTGTTCGTCGTTGGCCTTACTGCCAACTTTTCCGCGATGCCCAAGTCCGAAACCGAACTAGCCCTGAAGACCTATAACCCGTCGGCTGTTCACATCAATGTCTTTGATTCGGTGTATGACCACACCGCCAGTGTGGGTGAGAACGCCGAAGAGGCGATACAAAACCGGAAACCCAGCGCTGCCGACGATGCCGTTGCACACGTCACCGAAGTGACCGGGGCCCACCAGCGCCACGACCTCTACGGCTCTGCCGATCCGGGCGCCCTCGTCGAAGTCAAGCTCAACTGTGTCTTCGCCACCGCCCCCAACGGTGAGGAGTACATGACGGCCATCTATGAAAGCGACAGCGACGGAGGAAATCCAGAGGGGAATCCAGAAGAAGGTGTGTTGGATCCGAGCCGCGATCCGGCGACCAACCCTGATGCCGCACGGGAGTGCCTCCCTTACCGCTACTACGGGACCCAGAACTCACCGTTCCAGGGCAGAAGCATCTTGGCGAACGAGGATTCACTCGCGGCCTTTACCTTTGACTCCGAAGAAGACAAGCAACGCGCCCTTGATGCCCTTTCCCGCCGAGCCGTCATCGCCCCGAAGGGAATTTTGCCGCACGACCGGATGCCTGTCGTAGCTATGCGTGCTGACGATGAAGGCAACATCACGGTGGAAGAAAAGACCATCGAAGACGTCGAAGTTGTGGAAGCTCTCCCGACAACCGAAGGCGGCTACCTGTTCACCCAAGCAGTGTTTGATGAGCTAGGCGTGACGCCGACGTATATGAGCACTATCCTGACCGGTGACCGGCCCTTGACCTACAAGGACCAGCACGCTCTGTATGAGTACCTGGGAACCGTATCCAACACCATCACTGCCACGGTGCTCACCGCAAGCGACGCGGAGTCACCGTGGATTCCATGGATCGTTGTTGCCTGCTTACTCGGGGCGATCGCGGTCATCATTGCACTTCTCTCACTGGTGTCCATGCGCACGACGTCCCGTCAGTTCGCCGTGCTCTCTGCCATCGGTGCGGACCCGGCGCTTCCACCGAAGGTCAGCGCGTGGTCGTCCGCCCTCATGGCTGGCGTATCTACCTTGATCGGCACTGTGACAGGCACGGTGATGGCCATGCTGTGGAGCGAACGCACCGTCCACGACATCAACGGCGCAATCACCAACTATGGCGACCGCCAGTACGCACACCTGGGAGTTGGCCCCACATTAGTTCTGCTCATCGGCGCTCCCCTCATCGCTGCCTTGGTGGGCCTCCTCTTCCACCGCAGCGTCGATCCGGCTGGATACCGCGAAACATAA